In one Brevibacillus composti genomic region, the following are encoded:
- a CDS encoding acyltransferase: protein MSNLVRVKVEQSYPIKSEKKRVIYADILRVLATLAVINIHVTSSYSLASFTTTNLTDWWVENLFNSLSRWSVPIFFMVSGMLLLQTKKEETVGQFFRKRTQKVLVPFFIWGLIYGLVKTRYTGVPFDLTVFLKELVTGKIYLHFWFLYTIIALYIFTPIVKFFIAHAKKQLIMYALGIWFVSTCCIPLLERSLHVNFYISSKISFTEGYLGLFVLGYVLSRAEIGRKLRLVLYAAGISSLAAIPLLTYVLTAKNGGKLDGFFYNYLGLAVVLASTAIFIGSKSVNWEKRLENSKRLLPFLRTVSDVSFGIYLVHLIFLAELGRGFEIFQLQTPALLRVPLTNLAVFALSLITVLVLQRVPLLKKMVP from the coding sequence ATGTCAAATCTTGTACGGGTAAAGGTGGAGCAATCCTACCCGATAAAAAGCGAGAAAAAACGCGTTATCTATGCCGACATTTTGCGGGTGTTGGCCACTTTGGCGGTGATCAATATCCATGTGACCAGCTCTTATTCCTTAGCGAGCTTTACAACCACGAACCTGACAGATTGGTGGGTGGAGAACCTCTTTAATTCATTGTCGAGGTGGAGCGTCCCCATCTTTTTTATGGTTTCGGGAATGCTATTGCTGCAAACGAAGAAAGAAGAAACGGTGGGACAATTTTTTCGGAAAAGAACGCAAAAGGTGCTGGTGCCCTTTTTTATTTGGGGATTGATTTATGGACTTGTGAAGACCAGGTATACAGGAGTTCCGTTTGACCTGACGGTTTTTCTAAAAGAACTGGTAACGGGAAAGATTTACCTGCATTTCTGGTTCTTATATACGATCATCGCCCTGTACATATTTACCCCCATTGTAAAGTTTTTTATTGCCCATGCCAAAAAACAGCTCATCATGTATGCGCTGGGGATCTGGTTTGTTTCGACCTGCTGCATTCCTCTGCTTGAGAGAAGCCTGCATGTGAATTTTTACATTAGCAGTAAAATTTCGTTTACGGAAGGGTATTTAGGGCTGTTTGTCTTGGGGTATGTATTGAGTAGAGCAGAGATTGGCAGGAAACTCAGACTCGTGCTCTATGCAGCGGGCATTAGCAGTCTGGCGGCCATCCCTCTGCTGACGTATGTACTGACTGCCAAAAACGGAGGGAAACTGGACGGTTTCTTCTATAATTACTTGGGCCTCGCCGTCGTTCTTGCCTCCACCGCCATTTTTATCGGGAGCAAATCCGTAAACTGGGAAAAGCGTCTGGAGAATTCGAAAAGGCTCCTGCCGTTCCTGAGGACGGTAAGCGACGTGAGCTTTGGCATTTATCTGGTGCATCTGATCTTTCTGGCAGAATTAGGCCGCGGATTTGAAATCTTTCAGTTGCAGACGCCAGCCCTGCTTCGCGTTCCCTTAACCAATCTCGCTGTATTCGCTCTCAGTCTGATCACGGTGTTGGTTCTGCAGAGAGTGCCGCTCCTAAAAAAGATGGTTCCATAA
- a CDS encoding dicarboxylate/amino acid:cation symporter: MKKWGLLPRVIIAIIFGIFIGSISPQVVIQVLATYSSLFGNFLGFAIPLIIIGFIAPGIGELGKGAGKLLGLTTAVAYGSTIVAGTLAYLVSAGLFPKLLVVGAMNNSFANPEEALVAPLFSVDMPPIMGVMTALLLAFTLGLGASVVKGDSLQRVMVDLRSIVEKLISAVIIPLLPYHILSVFANLTYGGQVKMILSVFAKVFVIIIAMHLAYLVIQYVIAGQLGRKNPFVLLKNMMPAYFTAIGTQSSAATIPVTLKQTKENKVTDKIADFVIPLCATIHLSGSTITLVACSMAVMMLNGMSTSFITMFPFILMLGITMVAAPGVPGGAVMAALGLLESMLGFSTTLTSLMIALYIAQDSFGTACNVTGDGAIAVITDRLSKPETA; this comes from the coding sequence ATGAAAAAATGGGGGCTTTTGCCCAGAGTGATTATCGCCATCATTTTCGGTATATTCATTGGTTCGATCTCTCCACAAGTCGTTATTCAAGTATTGGCTACGTATAGCAGTCTCTTTGGCAATTTCCTCGGCTTCGCCATCCCGCTCATCATCATCGGCTTCATCGCGCCGGGGATCGGAGAGCTGGGCAAAGGAGCGGGCAAGCTGCTGGGCCTGACCACGGCTGTCGCCTACGGCTCCACTATTGTTGCCGGTACGCTCGCTTATCTCGTCAGTGCCGGTCTATTCCCCAAGCTGCTGGTAGTCGGGGCGATGAACAACTCCTTCGCCAATCCGGAGGAGGCATTGGTCGCACCGCTCTTTTCCGTGGACATGCCGCCGATTATGGGCGTGATGACCGCTCTCTTGCTGGCCTTTACGCTGGGCCTCGGAGCATCGGTGGTCAAAGGCGATTCCCTCCAGCGGGTCATGGTTGATCTGCGGTCCATCGTGGAAAAGCTGATTTCCGCTGTGATCATTCCGCTTCTGCCCTACCACATCCTGTCAGTATTCGCCAATCTGACCTACGGCGGACAGGTAAAAATGATCCTGTCGGTGTTTGCCAAGGTGTTCGTCATTATTATCGCGATGCATCTGGCTTACCTGGTGATCCAGTATGTTATCGCTGGACAGCTGGGGCGGAAAAACCCGTTTGTCCTGCTCAAAAACATGATGCCGGCCTATTTTACGGCGATCGGCACGCAGTCATCCGCGGCCACGATTCCGGTGACCCTGAAGCAAACCAAGGAAAACAAGGTAACGGATAAAATCGCTGATTTTGTCATTCCGCTCTGCGCAACCATTCACCTGTCCGGCAGCACGATCACGCTGGTCGCCTGCTCGATGGCCGTGATGATGCTCAATGGCATGTCTACCTCCTTTATCACGATGTTCCCGTTCATCCTGATGCTCGGCATCACCATGGTGGCTGCTCCCGGCGTGCCCGGCGGCGCCGTCATGGCTGCGCTGGGCCTGTTGGAATCGATGCTCGGCTTCAGCACGACCTTGACATCGCTCATGATCGCGCTGTATATCGCTCAAGACAGCTTCGGCACAGCCTGCAATGTGACGGGAGACGGCGCGATTGCCGTAATCACGGATCGCTTGAGCAAACCGGAGACAGCCTGA
- a CDS encoding DUF3055 domain-containing protein, which produces MSQDLFYLYDDTEETRTRFVSFMAEATRFDLAITTTNRFYGKKLVVNIQNGRSAIIGSDDLKEEGYLEFAFNLSEAEAEELRSFLESVV; this is translated from the coding sequence ATGTCTCAGGACCTTTTTTACCTGTACGATGACACCGAGGAGACGCGGACGCGCTTTGTCAGCTTTATGGCCGAAGCCACGCGCTTTGACCTGGCGATTACGACCACCAACCGTTTTTACGGGAAAAAACTGGTGGTTAACATCCAGAACGGCCGCTCCGCCATTATCGGAAGCGACGATCTGAAAGAAGAAGGCTATCTGGAGTTCGCTTTCAATCTGAGCGAAGCGGAAGCAGAGGAGCTTCGCTCTTTCCTCGAGTCCGTCGTCTAA
- the glpX gene encoding class II fructose-bisphosphatase, with protein sequence MERELALEVVRVTEMAALASSHWLGRGKKNEADGAATNAMRAMFDTINMRGTVVIGEGELDEAPMLYIGEKLGHPDSAGPEVDVAVDPLEGTTIVAKGHNNAMSVVAIGDRGTLLHAPDMYMMKMAVGKRAAGKISLHDPVEKMVRVVAEANNKRIQDVTVIIQERERHQDIINAVRETGARVKLFGDGDVGAAIAACMPQTGIDLFLGIGGAPEGVISAAAIKCLEGDMQAQLKPQNEAERQRCIKMGLQEPEQLLTLDDLVKGDDAIFAATGVSDGELLKGVRYLGDDIVETDSIVMRAKTKTIRFVRALHHLNQKQNVIGK encoded by the coding sequence GTGGAACGCGAACTGGCACTGGAAGTAGTGCGTGTAACGGAGATGGCCGCGCTGGCTTCTTCCCATTGGTTGGGACGCGGCAAAAAGAACGAGGCGGACGGAGCAGCCACGAATGCGATGCGGGCGATGTTCGATACGATTAACATGCGGGGCACCGTCGTCATCGGCGAGGGTGAGCTGGATGAAGCGCCGATGCTCTATATCGGCGAAAAGCTGGGGCATCCCGATTCGGCAGGGCCGGAAGTGGACGTGGCCGTCGATCCTTTGGAAGGGACGACCATCGTCGCCAAGGGGCATAACAATGCGATGTCCGTGGTGGCGATCGGGGATCGGGGCACGCTCCTGCACGCGCCGGATATGTATATGATGAAAATGGCCGTCGGCAAGCGGGCTGCAGGGAAAATCAGCCTGCACGACCCCGTCGAAAAAATGGTAAGAGTCGTGGCAGAGGCCAATAACAAGCGGATTCAGGATGTCACCGTCATCATCCAGGAGCGGGAGAGACATCAGGACATCATCAACGCTGTCCGGGAGACCGGCGCACGCGTCAAGCTGTTTGGCGACGGCGATGTCGGCGCTGCCATTGCAGCCTGCATGCCGCAGACGGGGATCGACCTCTTTCTCGGCATTGGCGGCGCTCCCGAAGGCGTGATCAGCGCAGCCGCGATCAAATGCCTCGAAGGCGATATGCAGGCACAGCTCAAGCCGCAAAATGAAGCGGAGCGTCAGCGCTGCATCAAAATGGGCTTGCAGGAACCGGAACAGCTCCTGACCTTGGATGACCTGGTAAAAGGTGACGACGCCATCTTCGCAGCCACCGGCGTCTCTGACGGGGAGCTGTTAAAGGGCGTACGCTATCTGGGGGACGACATCGTGGAGACCGATTCGATCGTCATGCGCGCCAAGACCAAAACCATCCGGTTTGTTCGCGCACTGCACCACCTTAACCAAAAACAGAATGTGATCGGGAAGTGA
- a CDS encoding amino acid ABC transporter permease, translating to MSNSYLQEGELVLIVLILTFAITIWYAKRKKRKQ from the coding sequence ATGAGCAATTCCTATTTGCAGGAAGGGGAATTGGTTCTGATTGTCCTGATTCTCACTTTTGCGATCACCATTTGGTACGCAAAACGTAAGAAGCGGAAGCAATAA
- a CDS encoding DUF86 domain-containing protein gives MYDVNTKRIDEVLDQMSRMLALLETLTARGKEALLADEIALAAMERALHLSIEAVIDTGNALIDGFIMRDPGSYADIVEILRDETVVSDEQAGVLASVVEFRRYLVNEYTNVPQEAMIALAGRGLPVLRQFEPAVRSYLEKELF, from the coding sequence ATGTACGACGTAAATACAAAGCGGATCGACGAGGTTTTGGATCAAATGTCCCGAATGCTTGCTCTCCTGGAGACCTTGACGGCCCGCGGCAAAGAGGCTCTGCTCGCGGACGAGATCGCGCTGGCGGCGATGGAGAGAGCTCTTCATCTATCGATTGAAGCGGTGATTGACACGGGCAATGCGCTGATTGACGGATTTATCATGCGCGATCCGGGAAGCTATGCGGATATCGTGGAAATTCTTCGGGATGAGACAGTCGTATCGGACGAGCAGGCCGGCGTGCTTGCAAGTGTCGTCGAATTCCGCAGGTATTTGGTCAATGAATACACCAACGTTCCACAGGAAGCGATGATTGCGCTGGCCGGAAGAGGTTTGCCGGTGCTGCGTCAATTCGAGCCTGCGGTGCGGAGCTATCTGGAGAAGGAGCTGTTCTGA
- a CDS encoding helix-turn-helix transcriptional regulator, which yields MSNNENTSTRDQILNMLKVKGSLSVSDMAVELGITEMAVRRHLNTLERDNLIKSTLVRQAMGRPTNVYSLSQEADELFPRNYSHLTLDFLRDLQDIDGNGKVEMLFRRRENRLEEAYRPQIQGSLEERVAKLAELQNEKGYMVEWEKGEEEGQYSIKEYNCPISQVAREFNQACTCELSLFRRVLKAEVEQTSCMAKGGEKCVFDIREVREA from the coding sequence ATGAGCAATAATGAAAATACATCAACCCGCGACCAGATCCTGAACATGCTGAAGGTAAAGGGATCGCTGTCGGTCAGTGATATGGCTGTGGAGCTGGGCATTACGGAAATGGCCGTACGGCGCCATTTGAATACGCTGGAGCGGGACAATTTGATCAAGTCCACTTTGGTCCGGCAGGCGATGGGACGTCCGACCAATGTCTATTCGCTGTCGCAGGAAGCAGACGAACTGTTTCCCCGCAATTATTCTCACTTAACCTTGGATTTCTTGCGAGATTTACAGGATATAGATGGCAATGGAAAGGTAGAAATGCTGTTTCGCCGCCGGGAGAATCGGCTCGAGGAAGCATACCGCCCGCAGATTCAGGGCAGTTTGGAGGAGAGAGTTGCCAAGCTGGCTGAGCTGCAAAACGAGAAGGGCTATATGGTAGAATGGGAAAAGGGCGAAGAGGAAGGGCAGTATTCGATCAAGGAGTACAATTGCCCGATTTCCCAAGTGGCCCGCGAATTCAACCAGGCCTGCACTTGTGAGCTCTCTCTGTTCCGCCGCGTATTGAAGGCCGAAGTGGAGCAAACCTCCTGCATGGCCAAGGGCGGCGAAAAATGCGTGTTTGACATACGCGAGGTGCGCGAGGCGTAG
- a CDS encoding TIGR01457 family HAD-type hydrolase yields the protein MKNYRGYLLDLDGTIYRGSEAIPGADAFIEHLRQAGIPYLYLTNNSAASPEQVAARLQAMGIPAEAGEVYTSGMATARYLAKQAPPGTPVYVIGEEGLRAEMAKQGFVLTEKEPRYVVVGIDRKFDYDKLAAATRAIRQGAELIATNRDAALPSEHGLSPGNGSLVAAVSVASGKEPVVIGKPEAIIMRLALEKLGTPAEETLIVGDNLHTDIDAGAGSGIDSLLVLTGYSSAEDARRHLRQPTHIARDLTEWLRMIAEQA from the coding sequence ATGAAAAACTATCGAGGCTATTTGCTTGATCTCGACGGCACGATTTATCGGGGGAGTGAGGCGATTCCGGGCGCAGATGCCTTTATCGAGCATCTGCGCCAGGCTGGCATTCCCTATCTCTATCTGACGAACAATTCGGCTGCCTCGCCGGAGCAGGTCGCGGCCCGTCTGCAAGCGATGGGCATTCCCGCCGAAGCGGGCGAGGTGTACACCTCCGGCATGGCGACGGCCCGTTATCTGGCGAAGCAGGCCCCGCCCGGCACGCCGGTCTACGTCATCGGCGAGGAAGGTTTGCGGGCCGAGATGGCCAAGCAGGGCTTTGTACTGACGGAAAAGGAGCCTCGCTACGTGGTGGTGGGGATCGATCGCAAATTTGATTACGACAAACTGGCCGCAGCTACTCGCGCTATCCGCCAGGGGGCCGAACTGATCGCCACCAACCGGGATGCAGCGCTGCCGTCCGAGCACGGGCTCTCACCCGGAAACGGCTCCCTGGTCGCAGCCGTTTCTGTCGCTTCCGGCAAGGAGCCGGTGGTGATCGGGAAGCCGGAGGCGATCATCATGCGCCTGGCCCTGGAGAAGCTGGGCACTCCCGCCGAGGAGACGCTCATCGTAGGGGACAATCTGCATACCGACATCGACGCGGGAGCGGGCAGCGGCATCGACAGCCTGCTGGTCCTCACCGGATACTCCAGCGCCGAGGATGCTCGCCGACATCTCCGCCAGCCTACGCATATCGCCCGCGATCTGACGGAGTGGCTGCGGATGATTGCCGAGCAGGCGTGA
- a CDS encoding phosphatidylglycerophosphatase A family protein, with protein sequence MKEYSPLNSMTCYDVTLELLQKRGVDVDDIAEIVLFLQKDYFPHLTLEACRESVHAVLRKREVQNALMTGIQLDVLAEEKMLFSPLQEIIESDESLYGIDEVMALAIVNLYGSIGFTNYGYVDKLKHGKLRELNGKRNGVHTFLDDLVGAVAAAASSRIAHRQKQEEESCT encoded by the coding sequence ATGAAAGAGTACAGTCCGCTCAACAGCATGACCTGCTATGACGTCACGCTGGAGCTGCTGCAGAAACGGGGCGTCGATGTCGACGACATTGCCGAGATCGTGCTGTTTTTGCAAAAGGACTATTTTCCTCATTTGACTCTGGAGGCTTGCCGAGAGAGCGTTCACGCCGTGCTGAGAAAACGCGAGGTGCAAAATGCCTTGATGACCGGGATTCAGCTGGACGTCCTGGCGGAAGAAAAGATGCTGTTCTCCCCGCTTCAGGAGATCATCGAGAGCGACGAGTCCCTGTACGGAATCGACGAAGTGATGGCCCTGGCCATCGTCAATCTGTACGGCAGCATCGGCTTTACCAATTACGGATACGTCGACAAGCTGAAACACGGCAAACTCCGGGAGTTAAATGGCAAGCGCAATGGCGTGCATACCTTCCTCGACGACCTGGTTGGCGCCGTTGCGGCCGCAGCCTCCAGCCGGATCGCTCACCGTCAGAAACAGGAGGAAGAATCCTGCACCTAG
- a CDS encoding 2-hydroxyacid dehydrogenase codes for MTKPLVYVTRKLAREVIDELREVAAVEVWEEDRPCPREVFLQKAEQAEALLTMLTDRVDEELLTRAQNLKVVANMAVGYDNIDAEAAKKRGVTVTNTPDVLTEATADLTFALLMATARRITEANRFLLAGEWTSWSPNLLAGQNVYHSTLGIIGMGRIGEAVARRAQGFGMKILYHNRRPKPESEERVGAGYRQLDDLLRESDYVVMLTPLTPETRQMMGEREFSLMKPTAVFINVSRGGTVDEEALYRALAEKKIWAAGLDVFQKEPVPMDHPLLTLPNVVALPHIGSATYQTRLEMAKLAAANIRAVLEGKEPVTPV; via the coding sequence ATGACGAAGCCGCTCGTGTATGTGACGAGGAAGTTAGCCAGGGAAGTAATCGATGAGCTAAGGGAAGTTGCCGCAGTAGAGGTATGGGAGGAGGATCGCCCCTGCCCGAGAGAGGTTTTTTTGCAAAAAGCAGAGCAGGCTGAAGCTCTCCTCACGATGCTGACGGACCGCGTAGATGAAGAATTGCTGACGCGCGCGCAGAACCTAAAGGTCGTGGCCAACATGGCCGTCGGCTACGACAATATCGATGCCGAAGCGGCAAAAAAACGCGGCGTGACGGTGACAAATACGCCGGATGTGCTGACGGAAGCGACTGCCGACCTGACGTTTGCCTTGCTGATGGCGACAGCCCGCCGGATTACGGAGGCGAACCGCTTTTTGCTGGCGGGGGAATGGACCTCCTGGAGTCCGAACCTGCTGGCCGGGCAAAATGTCTACCATTCGACGCTGGGCATCATCGGCATGGGACGAATCGGAGAAGCAGTCGCCCGCAGAGCGCAAGGCTTCGGGATGAAGATTCTGTACCATAACCGCCGCCCCAAGCCGGAATCGGAGGAGAGGGTCGGCGCCGGGTATAGACAGCTCGATGATCTGCTGCGCGAGTCTGACTATGTCGTCATGCTCACGCCGCTCACTCCGGAAACGAGACAGATGATGGGCGAGCGGGAGTTTTCCCTGATGAAGCCGACTGCTGTCTTTATCAATGTGTCCCGCGGGGGAACGGTGGATGAGGAGGCATTGTACCGGGCATTGGCAGAGAAAAAAATCTGGGCGGCCGGACTGGATGTCTTCCAGAAGGAGCCCGTGCCGATGGATCACCCGCTGCTCACGCTGCCCAATGTGGTCGCACTGCCCCACATCGGCAGTGCTACATACCAGACTCGCCTGGAGATGGCCAAACTGGCTGCGGCCAACATCCGCGCAGTGCTGGAAGGAAAGGAGCCCGTCACACCGGTATGA
- a CDS encoding alpha/beta hydrolase, with protein MTLLKILLATALLALAAAAYVALRVTWKLIHPLGKPVDSRPEEYGVETYEEISFPSRERGITIKGWYLPAQAGGNEQRRQTLIFSHGYGQNRLEPHLPALSLASRLVASGYDVLMFDFRNSGESSPALTTIGLREQEDLLGAIDYVESTRPGQRIGLVGFSMGAATSLLVGGRDPRVEAIIADSPFYSLKEYLEENLPQWTGLPRFPFNGLILTLSPLMLGANPRHVRPFEAVKQAEKPILFIHGTGDRTVPSSNSELLYRHAGHPHSELWLVPGPGHVRTYPHDPEAYQQKVLSFLERVWGSSRLSPPRLVSHAKKPSPAE; from the coding sequence ATGACACTCCTGAAGATCCTGCTTGCGACAGCCCTGCTCGCTTTGGCGGCCGCGGCCTATGTGGCGCTGCGCGTGACGTGGAAGCTGATCCACCCTCTGGGCAAACCGGTAGACAGCAGGCCCGAGGAGTATGGGGTGGAGACGTACGAGGAGATCTCGTTTCCCAGTCGGGAGAGAGGGATTACGATAAAAGGGTGGTATCTCCCGGCACAAGCGGGCGGAAATGAACAGCGCCGGCAGACCCTGATTTTCTCTCACGGCTATGGCCAAAATCGCCTGGAGCCGCATCTCCCTGCTCTCTCGCTCGCGTCCCGTCTGGTAGCCAGCGGATACGACGTGCTGATGTTTGATTTTCGCAACAGCGGGGAATCTTCGCCGGCCCTGACGACGATCGGACTGCGGGAGCAGGAGGACCTACTGGGGGCGATCGATTACGTGGAGAGCACCCGGCCGGGGCAACGAATCGGACTGGTGGGCTTCTCGATGGGGGCGGCTACCTCTCTGCTGGTGGGGGGACGCGATCCGAGAGTGGAGGCGATTATCGCCGATTCGCCGTTTTACTCCCTCAAGGAGTATCTGGAAGAAAACCTGCCGCAGTGGACAGGCCTTCCCCGTTTTCCCTTTAATGGGCTGATTCTGACGCTGAGCCCCTTGATGCTGGGAGCAAATCCCCGGCATGTCCGGCCTTTTGAAGCGGTGAAACAAGCGGAAAAGCCGATCCTCTTCATCCACGGGACGGGGGATCGGACCGTTCCCAGCTCCAATAGCGAGCTTCTCTACCGGCACGCGGGGCACCCCCACTCGGAGCTGTGGCTCGTCCCGGGACCGGGCCATGTGCGGACCTATCCGCATGATCCGGAGGCATACCAGCAGAAGGTGCTTTCCTTTCTCGAACGAGTTTGGGGAAGTTCGCGCCTGTCCCCGCCTCGATTGGTCTCCCACGCAAAAAAGCCCTCGCCGGCCGAATGA
- a CDS encoding NifU family protein: MFDQVEEVLDKLRPYLQRDGGDVQLVDVEDGIVKLRLMGACGSCPSSTITLKAGIERALLEEIPGVKEVQQVF; this comes from the coding sequence ATGTTCGATCAAGTGGAAGAAGTTTTGGATAAATTGCGTCCTTACCTCCAGCGCGACGGCGGTGACGTGCAGCTCGTAGACGTAGAGGATGGCATCGTCAAGCTTCGTTTGATGGGCGCTTGCGGCAGCTGCCCTTCTTCGACCATTACCCTCAAAGCTGGGATTGAGCGCGCCCTGCTGGAAGAAATTCCGGGCGTAAAAGAAGTACAGCAAGTATTCTAA
- the cysK gene encoding cysteine synthase A: MNVYGNIKELIGNTPIVELSQFSLPEGVRLFAKLEYFNPGGSVKDRLGLELIRAAEESGQLKPGGTIIEPTAGNTGIGLALAAVGTGYRVIFCVPEKFSEEKQELMRALGAEVVNTPTEKGIKGAIAKAQELAASIPGAFVPQQFANPANPDAHYKTTGPEIWEQMEGKVDVFVAGAGSGGTFMGAARYLKERNPQIKTVIVEPEGSILNGGEPGPHKTEGIGMEFLPPFMDTGYFDAIHTILDTEAFDLVKQLAAKEGILAGSSSGAALAAALREAENAKPGTHIVTLFADGSERYLSKKIYQGGV, translated from the coding sequence GTGAACGTATACGGAAATATCAAAGAACTGATCGGAAATACGCCAATTGTCGAATTGTCACAGTTTTCGCTGCCGGAGGGCGTCCGCTTGTTCGCCAAGTTGGAGTATTTTAATCCGGGCGGCAGCGTGAAGGACAGACTGGGCCTGGAGCTGATCCGGGCAGCGGAAGAGAGCGGGCAGCTCAAGCCGGGCGGCACGATCATCGAGCCGACAGCGGGGAACACGGGAATCGGACTTGCCTTGGCGGCGGTCGGTACAGGATACCGCGTCATTTTTTGTGTGCCGGAAAAGTTCTCCGAGGAGAAGCAAGAGCTGATGCGGGCCCTGGGGGCAGAAGTCGTCAATACCCCGACCGAAAAGGGGATCAAGGGAGCGATCGCCAAAGCGCAAGAGCTGGCAGCCAGCATCCCCGGCGCCTTCGTGCCGCAGCAGTTCGCCAATCCGGCAAACCCGGACGCTCACTATAAGACGACCGGGCCGGAGATTTGGGAACAAATGGAAGGGAAAGTGGATGTATTCGTAGCAGGGGCAGGTTCCGGCGGCACATTCATGGGAGCCGCTCGTTACCTGAAAGAGAGGAATCCGCAGATCAAGACCGTCATCGTCGAACCGGAAGGCTCCATCCTCAACGGAGGCGAACCGGGTCCGCACAAGACGGAGGGCATTGGCATGGAGTTCTTGCCGCCGTTTATGGATACGGGCTATTTTGACGCGATCCATACGATCTTGGACACCGAGGCATTTGATCTCGTGAAGCAGCTGGCAGCCAAAGAGGGGATCCTCGCCGGCAGCTCGTCTGGAGCGGCATTGGCAGCAGCTTTGCGAGAAGCGGAAAACGCCAAGCCGGGAACTCATATCGTCACCTTGTTTGCCGATGGCAGCGAGCGCTATCTGAGCAAGAAAATCTATCAAGGAGGGGTATAA
- a CDS encoding bifunctional cystathionine gamma-lyase/homocysteine desulfhydrase: MRIKTRLIHGGIEGDPHTGAVSVPIYQVSTYKQEAIGQHKGFEYSRTGNPTRHALETYIAELEGGARGLAFGSGMAALSTILSMFNKGDHIIVGDDVYGGTYRVITRVFSRLGLEATYADTGDMDAVKAAIRPETKAIILETPTNPLLKVSDIAAVSKIAKEHNLLLIVDNTFMTPYWQNPLDLGADIVYHSATKYLGGHSDVVAGLVVTKEAALGEELHFLQNAIGGILGPQDSWLLLRGMKTLGVRMEEHEQNTRVLADWLNKRSDISRVIYPGLPSHPQHELAKKQGRGFGGMISFDVGSAERADEVLTRVKYFTLAESLGAVESLISVPARMTHASIPADRRAALGITDGLVRISVGIEDVEDLIEDLDQALSK, translated from the coding sequence ATGCGCATCAAAACGCGTTTGATCCACGGAGGAATCGAGGGAGATCCGCATACAGGAGCCGTCTCGGTCCCGATTTATCAAGTCAGCACGTACAAACAGGAAGCCATCGGCCAGCATAAGGGATTCGAATACTCCCGCACGGGGAACCCGACCCGGCATGCGCTGGAGACGTACATCGCCGAGCTGGAGGGCGGTGCCCGCGGACTGGCGTTCGGTTCCGGCATGGCCGCTCTTTCGACGATTTTGTCGATGTTCAACAAGGGCGACCACATCATCGTCGGGGATGACGTGTACGGCGGTACGTACCGCGTGATTACCCGCGTATTTTCGCGACTGGGCCTGGAAGCCACCTATGCCGATACAGGCGACATGGATGCGGTAAAAGCGGCCATCCGCCCGGAAACCAAGGCGATTATCCTGGAGACGCCGACCAACCCGCTGCTTAAAGTGAGCGATATCGCGGCGGTGTCGAAGATTGCCAAAGAACATAACCTGCTCCTCATCGTAGACAACACCTTTATGACGCCGTACTGGCAGAACCCGCTCGACCTGGGGGCGGATATCGTCTACCACAGTGCGACCAAGTATCTGGGCGGACACAGCGACGTCGTAGCCGGTTTGGTCGTGACCAAGGAAGCGGCATTGGGCGAAGAGCTTCATTTTCTGCAAAATGCCATCGGCGGCATCCTCGGACCGCAGGATTCCTGGCTGCTCCTGCGCGGGATGAAAACACTGGGCGTACGCATGGAAGAGCATGAGCAGAATACGCGCGTGCTGGCAGACTGGCTGAACAAGCGCAGCGACATCAGCCGCGTGATCTATCCGGGCCTGCCCAGCCACCCGCAGCATGAGCTGGCGAAAAAACAAGGCCGCGGCTTTGGCGGCATGATCTCCTTTGATGTCGGCAGTGCAGAGCGTGCCGATGAAGTATTGACCCGCGTTAAATACTTTACGCTGGCCGAGTCCCTCGGTGCTGTCGAAAGCCTGATCAGCGTACCTGCACGGATGACCCACGCATCCATCCCGGCGGATCGCCGGGCAGCGCTGGGCATCACAGACGGCCTGGTCCGCATCTCTGTCGGGATTGAAGACGTCGAAGATCTGATTGAAGATCTGGATCAAGCTCTCTCCAAGTGA